From the genome of Spinacia oleracea cultivar Varoflay chromosome 2, BTI_SOV_V1, whole genome shotgun sequence, one region includes:
- the LOC130467240 gene encoding uncharacterized protein: protein MGKEGASQKQLPLVTCGYGTHFFGTPGTCNDINVLQRSPVFEDIYQGKAPVVNFTVNGNTYTKGYYLNDGIYPKWPVFIPAIRLLMNPVDELFTQRQESVRKDVERAFGVLQSRFAIIQRPALVWDEHLLWEIMLACIILHNMIVKEEKDTYQNYHDMSEFEQ, encoded by the exons ATGGGGAAAGAGGGGGCTTCCCAG AAGCAGTTGCCTTTGGTGACTTGTGGATATGGCACACATTTTTTTGGAACACCTGGAACTTGCAATGACATCAACGTGTTGCAACGATCTCCGGTGTTTGAGGATATATATCAAGGTAAAGCTCCTGTAGTGAACTTTACAGTCAATGGGAATACATATACCAAAGGGTACTATCTAAATGATGGGATATACCCTAAGTGGCCAGTGTTCATCCCAGCTATTCGGCTGCTAATGAATCCCGTGGATGAGTTATTCACCCAGCGCCAAGAATCGGTCCGAAAAGATGTGGAGCGAGCCTTTGGCGTTCTTCAATCACGTTTCGCAATAATACAAAGACCAGCTCTTGTATGGGACGAACACTTGTTGTGGGAGATTATGTTGGCTTGTATAATTCTTCATAATATGATTGTTAAGGAAGAGAAAGATACATACCAGAATTATCATGACATGTCGGAATTTGAGCAATAA
- the LOC110779726 gene encoding uncharacterized protein, with protein MLAYGTAADSVDEYIKIAQSTTRESLVHFVKGVRLAFTEEYLRRPTATDSQRLLHDGERRGFPGMMGKAVASGDLWIWHAFLGTPGTCNDINVLQRSPVFDDIYQGKVPEVNFTVNGNTYTKGYYLNDGIYPKWPVFIPAIRLPMNPVDELFTQRKESVRKVVERAFGVLQSCFAIIQRPTLNTSQHSSPGTLCPTSPQVDPYPTTPRGDWSSTRMPFENQYPTQSLGEDEDEDEDEVQVQNT; from the exons ATGCTAGCCTACGGAACTGCAGCTGATTCAGTTGATGAGTACATAAAAATAGCCCAGTCAACTACAAGAGAAAGTCTTGTTCACTTCGTTAAAGGGGTTCGACTAGCATTCACAGAAGAGTACTTGAGGAGGCCAACTGCTACAGATTCGCAGCGCCTCCTACATGATGGGGAAAGACGGGGCTTCCCAGGCATGATGGGCA AAGCAGTTGCCTCTGGTGACTTGTGGATATGGCACGCATTTTTGGGAACACCTGGAACTTGCAATGACATCAACGTGTTGCAACGATCTCCGGTGTTTGATGATATATATCAAGGTAAAGTTCCTGAAGTGAACTTTACAGTCAATGGGAATACATATACCAAAGGGTACTATCTAAATGATGGGATATACCCTAAGTGGCCAGTGTTCATCCCAGCTATTCGACTGCCAATGAATCCCGTGGATGAGTTATTCACTCAGCGCAAAGAATCGGTCCGAAAAGTTGTGGAGCGTGCCTTTGGAGTTCTTCAATCATGTTTCGCAATAATACAAAGACCAACTCTT AATACTTCACAACATTCCTCACCCGGCACACTGTGTCCAACATCTCCACAAGTAGATCCATATCCCACAACTCCCAGAGGTGACTGGAGTAGCACCAGAATGCCGTTTGAGAACCAATATCCAACACAATCACTcggtgaagatgaagatgaagatgaagatgaagttcaagttcaaaacacTTAA
- the LOC110779862 gene encoding glutathione S-transferase T3-like: MMKDEDEDEVQVQNTEVIKGKKGNQKKGRWCAEEEKHLVSTYINCSGDPEQGIDRKKGALWNKIKYSYDAAVVKNPMKSLTMRWGQINEGVTSWIAALGLAERLQASGEVINELEAKAHELYRQKMEDGQPFTFHHCWLRMQHLPRWMPGRDSTIVSEGSSKRSSDEDGMPKRPVGSGEESESPEVIERCYN, from the coding sequence ATGATGAAAGATGAAGATGAGGAtgaagttcaagttcaaaacacTGAAGTAATTAAAGGTAAGAAAGGGAATCAGAAGAAGGGCAGGTGGTGTGCAGAAGAAGAAAAACACTTGGTGTCTACTTACATTAATTGTTCCGGTGATCCGGAACAAGGAATAGATCGGAAAAAGGGTGCATTATGGAATAAAATCAAATACTCCTACGACGCAGCAGTCGTTAAAAACCCGATGAAATCTCTTACAATGCGTTGGGGTCAAATCAACGAAGGTGTTACTTCGTGGATTGCAGCACTTGGTTTAGCTGAGCGTTTGCAAGCTAGTGGTGAGGTTATTAACGAGCTAGAGGCAAAAGCACATGAACTTTACAGACAAAAAATGGAAGATGGTCAACCTTTCACATTTCACCATTGTTGGCTACGAATGCAACACCTTCCAAGATGGATGCCTGGTAGAGATTCAACCATTGTGAGTGAAGGAAGTTCTAAGAGATCAAGCGATGAAGATGGAATGCCAAAGCGTCCCGTCGGATCGGGTGAAGAAAGTGAAAGCCCAGAAGTAATTGAAAGGTGCTACAACTAG